The following are from one region of the Stanieria sp. NIES-3757 genome:
- the cobH gene encoding precorrin-8X methylmutase, with protein MTLEYIRNGEEIYRQSFAIIRSEANLSSLPPELAQVAVRLIHACGMTDIINDLEASPDAVTVARKALAAGATILCDAQMVTNGIIRSRLPADNQIICTLKNLQVPEIARQINNTRSAAALELWQEHLAGSLVVIGNAPTALFHLLEMLDADAPKPAVILGFPVGFVGAAESKSTLAKNSRGVPFITLHGRRGGSAIAAAAVNALATEKEI; from the coding sequence ATGACCCTTGAATACATCCGTAACGGCGAGGAGATTTATCGCCAGTCCTTTGCTATCATCCGTTCAGAGGCAAATTTATCAAGTCTTCCTCCCGAACTAGCACAAGTTGCTGTTCGTCTCATTCATGCTTGTGGTATGACCGATATTATCAATGATTTGGAAGCCTCTCCTGACGCTGTAACTGTTGCCAGAAAAGCTTTAGCAGCAGGTGCAACTATTTTATGTGATGCTCAGATGGTAACTAATGGTATTATTCGCAGTCGTTTACCAGCAGACAATCAGATAATTTGTACTCTGAAAAATCTTCAAGTGCCAGAAATTGCTCGTCAAATTAATAATACGCGATCGGCAGCAGCTTTAGAATTATGGCAAGAACATTTAGCAGGTTCTTTAGTTGTGATTGGTAATGCACCTACAGCATTATTTCATCTTCTGGAAATGTTAGATGCAGATGCGCCTAAACCTGCTGTAATTCTAGGTTTTCCTGTGGGTTTTGTCGGTGCAGCAGAATCAAAATCTACTTTAGCAAAAAATAGTCGTGGTGTGCCTTTTATTACTTTACATGGTCGTCGTGGCGGAAGTGCGATCGCAGCAGCAGCAGTTAATGCTTTAGCTACGGAGAAAGAGATATGA
- a CDS encoding transcriptional modulator of MazE/toxin, MazF, translated as MNYRQLEIRWIDLEPTRGAEIQKTRPCVIIQADIVNQNSQTVIVAPLLPGHKNWLFAVNVFPTTNNGLDKERHINLKQLRAVDISRIKNLQGILEQEYLKPIQEAIKIIFAI; from the coding sequence ATGAATTATCGGCAGCTAGAAATAAGATGGATTGACTTAGAACCAACTAGAGGTGCAGAAATCCAAAAAACAAGACCATGCGTTATTATACAAGCTGATATTGTTAACCAAAATTCTCAAACAGTTATTGTAGCTCCTCTTCTTCCGGGACATAAAAATTGGCTCTTTGCTGTTAATGTTTTCCCCACTACAAACAACGGACTAGATAAAGAACGACATATCAATCTCAAGCAGTTAAGAGCAGTTGATATTTCTAGAATTAAAAATTTACAAGGAATTCTGGAACAGGAATATTTAAAACCGATTCAGGAAGCTATCAAAATAATTTTTGCAATTTAA
- a CDS encoding precorrin-6y C5,15-methyltransferase (decarboxylating), CbiE subunit — MAINNFPQKWLSVIGIGEDGLAGLNNVARSLLASAEVIVGGDRHLAMLPNKDYTEKLVWTSPLKHSIAEIIQRRGQSVCVLASGDPMCYGVGVTLTRHIPIDEMTIIPAPSTFSLICARLGWSLTEVELLTLCGREPTLLHAFLYPHARLLILSADKQTPATVAEILINKGYSQSEITVLEHLGGEKERIVRGIAATWKVKDIADLNAIAVTCIADLDIITLSRLPGLPDSVYHHDGQLTKKEIRAITLAALAPLPGQLLWDVGAGCGSIGIEWMRSDQRCRAIAIEQNSQRIKYIADNAAALGVPNLKIVTGEAPTILKELPQPDTIFIGGGLTTPNLLETCWQILPVRGRLVANAVTVESEQKLFQWQQELGGELTRIAISRAEPIGKFLGWKAIAPVTQWVVVK; from the coding sequence ATGGCAATCAACAATTTTCCTCAAAAATGGCTTTCCGTAATCGGTATTGGTGAAGATGGACTAGCAGGATTAAATAACGTCGCGCGATCGCTTTTGGCTAGTGCAGAAGTTATTGTCGGAGGCGATCGCCATTTAGCTATGCTTCCTAACAAAGATTACACGGAAAAGCTGGTTTGGACTTCTCCGCTCAAACATTCAATAGCAGAAATTATTCAGCGACGAGGACAATCTGTCTGTGTGTTAGCTAGTGGCGATCCGATGTGTTATGGCGTTGGTGTAACTTTAACTCGTCACATTCCCATTGATGAAATGACTATCATTCCTGCACCTTCTACTTTTAGTCTAATTTGTGCAAGATTAGGTTGGTCATTAACAGAAGTAGAATTATTAACTTTATGCGGACGAGAGCCAACTTTACTTCATGCTTTTTTATATCCTCATGCTCGTTTGTTGATTTTAAGTGCAGATAAACAAACACCAGCAACAGTAGCAGAAATTTTGATAAATAAAGGATACAGCCAAAGTGAAATAACAGTTTTAGAACACTTAGGTGGAGAAAAAGAACGAATTGTTCGAGGCATTGCTGCCACTTGGAAAGTAAAAGATATTGCCGATTTAAACGCGATCGCAGTAACTTGTATTGCTGACTTAGATATTATCACTCTGTCTCGCTTGCCAGGTTTACCCGATAGCGTTTATCACCATGATGGACAACTAACTAAAAAAGAAATTCGAGCGATTACTTTAGCAGCTTTAGCACCCTTACCAGGACAATTATTATGGGATGTAGGGGCTGGTTGTGGTTCAATAGGAATTGAATGGATGCGAAGTGATCAAAGATGTAGAGCGATCGCGATCGAACAGAATAGTCAAAGAATTAAATACATTGCCGACAATGCTGCTGCTTTAGGCGTTCCTAATCTCAAAATAGTTACCGGGGAAGCACCAACTATTTTAAAAGAGTTACCTCAACCAGATACTATCTTCATTGGTGGTGGCTTAACTACCCCTAATTTATTAGAAACTTGTTGGCAGATTTTACCTGTTAGAGGTCGTTTGGTGGCGAATGCAGTCACAGTAGAAAGTGAACAAAAGCTATTCCAATGGCAACAAGAATTAGGAGGAGAATTGACCCGTATTGCCATTTCTAGAGCAGAACCGATCGGAAAATTTCTTGGTTGGAAAGCGATCGCGCCTGTAACTCAATGGGTAGTAGTGAAGTAA
- a CDS encoding putative monovalent cation/H+ antiporter subunit C, with protein sequence MLEAFIFATILCGFFGIILKKNLVMKIISMDVMSTGVIAYYVLIASQDGLFTPIISDVENVAYSDPVPQAVILTAIVIGFSIQALMLVGVMKLAKDNPTLESSEIEKNNTP encoded by the coding sequence GTGTTAGAAGCATTTATTTTCGCCACAATTTTGTGTGGATTTTTCGGCATCATTCTGAAAAAGAATCTAGTGATGAAAATTATCTCTATGGATGTTATGAGTACAGGAGTAATCGCCTATTATGTGCTGATTGCTTCACAAGATGGCTTATTTACTCCCATTATTTCCGATGTTGAAAATGTCGCTTATTCCGATCCAGTTCCTCAGGCGGTTATTTTAACGGCAATTGTGATCGGCTTTTCAATTCAAGCTCTCATGTTAGTAGGTGTAATGAAATTGGCAAAGGATAATCCGACTTTGGAAAGTAGCGAAATCGAGAAGAATAATACGCCATGA
- a CDS encoding NADH/Ubiquinone/plastoquinone produces the protein MTTITLFWLALPFLIGFVIYLLPRLDKYLALVVTLVSAAYALELGFERSSLDVQLLDNFGVTLVGDQLSGFFILTNALVTAAVILYCWGSGKTAFFYMQTIILHGSVNATFICADFISLYVALEVISIGAFLLIAYPRTDRAIWVALRYLFVSNTAMLFYLVGAVLVYQAHHSFNFAGLRGSPPEAIALIFLGLLVKGGIFVSGLWLPLTHSESESPVSAMLSGVVVKAGVFPLVRCALMLEEIDPIVRIFGVGTALLGVGYAVFEKDTKRMLAFHTVSQLGFILAAPIVGGFYALTHGLVKSALFLIAGVLPSRSFKELHYQPIHTPIWIALVIASFSISGFPLLSGFGAKVLTSKNLLPWQIIGMNVAALGTAISFAKFIFLPHNNTETSKKVQPGFWWAMGILLGGLVGANLVYYEAYTIGNTIKPLVTIALGWLAYLLIFKRTVIKIPRGIEEFDHQIGVMSLMLILLFWMVWA, from the coding sequence ATGACTACCATTACACTTTTTTGGCTTGCTCTACCGTTTTTAATCGGGTTTGTAATTTATTTGCTACCACGACTGGATAAATATCTGGCATTAGTAGTTACCTTGGTTTCGGCTGCCTACGCTTTAGAGTTAGGTTTTGAACGCTCATCCTTAGATGTACAGTTACTAGATAATTTCGGTGTTACGTTAGTGGGCGATCAGTTAAGTGGTTTTTTTATCCTTACTAATGCTTTAGTAACCGCAGCAGTTATCCTCTACTGTTGGGGTAGCGGTAAGACAGCTTTCTTTTATATGCAGACAATTATTCTGCATGGTAGCGTCAACGCCACCTTTATCTGTGCAGATTTTATTAGTTTATATGTTGCTTTAGAAGTAATTAGTATTGGTGCATTTTTGTTGATTGCCTATCCTCGCACCGACAGAGCGATTTGGGTAGCCTTACGCTATCTATTTGTGAGTAATACCGCCATGCTGTTTTATTTAGTAGGGGCAGTATTAGTATATCAAGCACATCATTCCTTTAATTTTGCTGGTTTACGAGGTTCTCCCCCAGAAGCGATCGCGCTTATCTTTCTGGGATTATTGGTAAAAGGAGGTATTTTCGTCTCTGGTTTATGGCTACCGTTAACCCATTCCGAATCAGAATCTCCAGTCTCGGCAATGCTATCAGGAGTGGTGGTTAAAGCAGGAGTGTTTCCCTTAGTGCGTTGTGCCTTGATGTTAGAGGAAATCGATCCGATTGTGCGGATTTTTGGTGTGGGGACAGCACTTTTAGGGGTAGGTTATGCCGTTTTTGAAAAAGATACCAAAAGGATGTTGGCTTTTCATACTGTCTCCCAGTTAGGTTTTATTTTGGCTGCCCCAATTGTAGGCGGGTTTTATGCCCTTACTCATGGATTAGTCAAATCAGCACTATTTTTAATCGCAGGTGTTTTACCAAGTCGCAGTTTTAAAGAATTACACTATCAACCTATTCATACCCCCATCTGGATTGCTTTAGTGATTGCCAGTTTCTCAATCTCTGGGTTTCCCTTATTATCTGGTTTTGGGGCAAAAGTATTAACTAGCAAGAATCTTTTACCCTGGCAAATTATCGGGATGAACGTAGCAGCCCTAGGAACTGCTATTTCCTTTGCTAAATTTATTTTTTTACCTCATAACAATACTGAGACAAGCAAAAAAGTACAGCCTGGTTTTTGGTGGGCAATGGGCATTTTACTAGGCGGATTAGTTGGGGCAAATCTAGTGTATTACGAAGCTTATACAATCGGTAACACGATCAAGCCTTTAGTAACGATCGCTCTTGGTTGGTTGGCATATCTATTAATTTTCAAACGAACAGTAATTAAAATACCCCGTGGAATTGAGGAATTCGATCATCAGATTGGGGTAATGAGTCTGATGTTAATTCTACTCTTTTGGATGGTGTGGGCATGA
- a CDS encoding hypothetical protein (conserved hypothetical protein) → MTMDSILIAMILALLIPIYEACQDDDIWQKMLAFASIAAKTSIMILVVSVLRDDWMIGVVGVIILSVGNAGLMLLAHLIKRMNEA, encoded by the coding sequence ATGACTATGGACTCAATTTTAATTGCCATGATTTTGGCTTTACTAATACCGATTTATGAAGCTTGTCAGGATGATGATATTTGGCAGAAAATGCTCGCTTTTGCCAGTATTGCCGCCAAAACTTCGATTATGATTTTGGTTGTCTCCGTTCTGCGAGATGACTGGATGATTGGGGTGGTTGGTGTCATCATCCTCAGTGTAGGTAATGCAGGATTAATGTTATTGGCACATTTAATCAAACGGATGAACGAAGCATGA
- a CDS encoding Cl- channel, voltage-gated family protein has product MKQNPITLTRAVLLWTMLGVVCGLLGATYWIILSHIMAGFEQFNGLFLLIVMPLAGLLIGLVIHYLGNPGEIGLIIDNIHLNGGRLPMRENPSMILSSLISIASGGSAGPEAPMVQITGSMGTWLADRFRLHGEALRTLSIAGMASGFTVLFGAPLGGSFFALEILHHQYVVQYYEAILPAVVASCAGYTIFVAITKLGIGPIWHFPIYHVESIYDFGEAIACGIIGAIAGWIFIAIFRGCNRLFESLPQPIYVRTTLAGLGLGILAVLFPLTRFFGEHQLETIIEGNFSLAFLLGLALAKMLAISVTVGGGWRGGIIIPLFFIGACLGKAIWLTHPEFKVSLAMICVMAALNSSVTRTPISTTLLLAKLAGFTTFTPILFASTVGFFLSPRQPFIHSQHQR; this is encoded by the coding sequence ATGAAACAAAACCCGATTACACTGACACGCGCAGTATTGCTATGGACAATGCTTGGTGTGGTTTGCGGTTTGCTTGGCGCGACCTATTGGATCATTTTGTCTCATATCATGGCAGGATTTGAGCAATTTAATGGACTGTTCCTATTAATAGTCATGCCACTAGCTGGTTTGCTGATTGGTTTAGTGATTCATTATTTGGGAAATCCTGGGGAAATTGGCTTGATTATCGACAATATTCACCTCAATGGTGGACGATTACCGATGCGAGAAAACCCTTCGATGATCTTGTCTTCACTGATTAGTATTGCAAGTGGAGGAAGTGCCGGACCAGAAGCACCAATGGTACAAATCACAGGTTCGATGGGAACTTGGTTAGCGGATCGCTTTCGATTACATGGAGAGGCATTACGAACTCTTAGTATTGCTGGAATGGCATCTGGTTTTACAGTCTTATTTGGCGCACCATTAGGTGGTAGTTTTTTTGCTTTAGAAATTTTGCATCATCAATATGTTGTCCAGTATTACGAAGCGATTCTACCAGCAGTGGTTGCTAGTTGTGCAGGCTACACCATATTTGTAGCAATTACCAAACTTGGCATTGGTCCGATTTGGCACTTCCCCATCTACCATGTAGAGAGTATTTATGATTTTGGAGAAGCGATCGCCTGTGGCATCATAGGCGCGATCGCAGGATGGATTTTTATTGCTATATTTCGTGGTTGCAATCGTTTGTTTGAGTCTCTACCTCAACCTATCTATGTACGAACCACATTAGCTGGACTCGGACTAGGGATTTTAGCAGTTTTATTTCCCCTAACTCGTTTCTTTGGCGAACATCAGCTTGAAACCATTATTGAAGGGAATTTTTCTTTAGCATTTTTGTTAGGGTTAGCTTTGGCTAAAATGCTTGCTATTAGTGTAACGGTAGGTGGTGGTTGGCGTGGGGGAATTATCATCCCTTTATTTTTTATCGGAGCTTGTTTAGGCAAGGCAATTTGGCTTACTCATCCTGAATTTAAAGTTAGTCTTGCCATGATTTGTGTGATGGCTGCTCTAAATTCATCTGTTACCAGAACTCCCATTAGTACAACTCTCTTACTTGCCAAGTTAGCGGGATTTACTACTTTTACCCCTATTCTCTTTGCTAGTACAGTAGGTTTCTTTCTATCTCCTAGGCAACCTTTTATTCATTCACAACATCAAAGATAG
- a CDS encoding Tic22 family protein — translation MMKSLLLRSATLGLIGTSLIGLGLGQNLKAWALPTEQIVEKLNPVPVFTVADEQGAPLVASGQDNAKVAGVFISQADANNFVSRLQTQNPDLASKVKVVPVSLGEVYKLDQANQAQTNSLNFTYVPTQTEVESAKTILSEDGKQYQGGVPLFVAKGGQDDGYLTIEKDSQQVIPFFFEKQQLESVIEKFKQQKPELADTVDIEVVLLEGVIDTLQNSNDAMLSKIVLVPTAESIKFIQENVPAQEGQPETQPGQ, via the coding sequence ATGATGAAATCTCTCTTACTACGCAGTGCCACTTTGGGCTTAATTGGAACAAGTTTAATTGGTTTAGGTTTAGGTCAAAATTTAAAAGCTTGGGCTTTACCTACCGAGCAAATCGTCGAAAAGCTCAATCCCGTACCAGTTTTTACCGTTGCTGATGAACAAGGAGCTCCTCTAGTTGCTTCTGGACAAGATAACGCTAAAGTAGCAGGCGTATTTATTAGTCAAGCAGATGCTAATAATTTTGTCAGTCGTTTACAAACTCAGAATCCCGATCTTGCTAGTAAAGTTAAAGTAGTACCTGTCTCTTTAGGAGAAGTATATAAGTTAGACCAGGCAAATCAAGCTCAAACTAATAGTCTGAATTTCACTTATGTTCCTACCCAAACAGAGGTAGAGTCAGCTAAAACTATTTTGAGTGAAGATGGCAAACAATATCAAGGAGGAGTACCTTTATTTGTTGCTAAGGGTGGACAAGATGATGGTTATTTAACCATTGAAAAAGACTCTCAGCAAGTAATTCCTTTCTTTTTTGAGAAACAACAGTTAGAAAGTGTAATTGAAAAATTCAAACAACAAAAACCAGAATTGGCGGATACTGTTGATATCGAAGTTGTTTTATTAGAAGGAGTTATTGATACTCTCCAAAACAGTAATGATGCAATGTTGAGCAAAATTGTGTTAGTGCCAACTGCTGAATCAATCAAATTTATTCAAGAAAATGTACCTGCTCAAGAGGGACAACCCGAAACTCAGCCAGGACAGTAA
- a CDS encoding modification methylase, HemK family, with amino-acid sequence MLSGQELYLWRKQAQQEALAAKVSPQEVDWLLQELLGLSNLTLRLELFRQEVQISSTQSLQQLTDLWHKRLDDRLPIQYLVGRVPWRYFQLKVSSAVLIPRPETELIIDLAQQAIKNSSSSNLSLGDWVDLGTGSGAIALGLASILPQAKIHAVDRSDAALAIAKENAETLGFSEQISFYQGNWWHPLPHLRGKVSGMVSNPPYIPTDELEHLQPEVVKHEPRLALDGGTDGLDSIRYLVKESADYLHSGGIWLIEMMLGQAPIVAKMLSETGNYQNIQIFSDLAEIERFVLAYRC; translated from the coding sequence ATGCTCTCTGGGCAAGAACTTTATCTTTGGCGTAAACAAGCTCAACAAGAAGCCTTGGCTGCCAAGGTATCTCCGCAAGAAGTAGACTGGTTGTTACAAGAATTATTAGGGTTGAGCAATTTAACTCTTCGTTTAGAGTTATTTCGACAAGAAGTACAAATTTCTTCAACTCAGTCTCTTCAACAACTAACTGATTTGTGGCACAAGCGTCTTGATGATCGTTTACCAATTCAGTATTTAGTTGGGAGAGTGCCTTGGCGGTATTTTCAGCTAAAAGTGTCTTCGGCAGTTTTGATTCCTCGTCCCGAAACTGAGTTAATAATCGATCTTGCTCAACAAGCTATTAAAAACAGTAGTTCTTCTAATCTTAGTTTGGGTGATTGGGTCGATCTAGGAACTGGTAGTGGTGCGATCGCGCTAGGGTTGGCTAGTATCTTACCTCAAGCAAAAATTCATGCGGTAGATAGGAGTGACGCTGCCTTGGCAATAGCTAAGGAAAATGCTGAAACTCTCGGATTTTCTGAGCAAATTAGTTTTTATCAAGGCAATTGGTGGCATCCTTTACCACATCTTCGAGGTAAAGTTAGTGGGATGGTTTCTAATCCTCCTTATATTCCCACTGATGAACTTGAACATTTACAGCCAGAAGTAGTTAAACACGAACCTAGGTTAGCTTTGGATGGAGGCACAGACGGCTTAGATTCTATTCGTTATTTAGTCAAAGAATCGGCTGATTATCTCCATTCAGGAGGAATTTGGTTAATAGAAATGATGCTCGGACAAGCACCAATTGTCGCTAAAATGCTATCTGAGACAGGAAATTATCAAAATATTCAAATTTTTTCCGATCTGGCAGAAATCGAACGTTTTGTTTTAGCTTATCGTTGTTAA
- a CDS encoding putative YrdC-like RNA-binding protein — MTRVSQAELVKGVTSGKVVSFPTDTVPALAVKPELAELIFQLKQRPATKPLILMAASIWELLPYIHGNEAELDSWLKIVQQYWPGALTLVLPASNLVSPVINPTDSKTIGIRIPDNAIALEILRQTGVLATTSANFSGKPPLETMRAIESSFPDVLVLQDEAVKEDQPMGSGLPSTVVQWKEAGWQILRQGSIELFL; from the coding sequence ATGACTAGAGTTTCTCAAGCAGAGTTAGTTAAAGGAGTTACATCGGGAAAAGTTGTTAGTTTTCCGACAGATACTGTACCAGCTTTAGCCGTCAAACCCGAATTAGCCGAACTGATCTTTCAACTCAAACAACGCCCTGCAACTAAACCTCTGATTTTAATGGCTGCCTCAATTTGGGAACTTTTGCCTTATATTCATGGCAACGAGGCAGAATTAGACAGTTGGTTAAAAATAGTGCAACAATATTGGCCAGGAGCTTTAACGCTGGTGTTACCAGCTTCTAATTTAGTTTCTCCCGTAATTAATCCTACTGACTCTAAGACAATTGGCATCAGAATTCCTGATAACGCGATCGCTTTAGAAATTTTAAGACAAACTGGGGTATTAGCTACCACTAGTGCTAATTTTTCTGGAAAACCTCCTTTAGAAACCATGAGGGCGATAGAAAGTAGTTTTCCAGATGTTTTAGTACTTCAAGATGAAGCTGTTAAGGAAGATCAACCAATGGGTAGCGGACTCCCTTCAACCGTAGTTCAATGGAAAGAAGCAGGATGGCAAATTTTGCGTCAAGGCAGTATTGAATTATTTTTGTAA
- a CDS encoding cytochrome P450, with protein sequence MTISPKAPQFLPLPPGNLGLPLLGETISFFTDPNFNQKRLNKYGKLFKTSLFGRPTVVMVGAEANTFLFKNENKYVIATWPKSTKVLLGSTSLAVKTGDFHTSRRKLLYQAFQPRALASYIPTMEKITQEYLEKWEKLNTFTWYPELRNYTFDIASSLLVSTDGGSQTPLGEYFEEWCAGLFTLAIPLPWTKFGKALHCRKKLLQYIENIVVKRQQAENPGEDALGLLIQAKDEHGNSLTLEELKDQVLLLLFAGHETLTSALASFCLLTAQHPEVLQRLREEQQQLSLASPLTLENLKQMTYLEQVLKEVMRIIPPVGGGFREVIESFEFQGYQIPKGWGVQYQIAQTHKDPEVYPDSDRFDPDRFSPANAEDKQASFAYIPFGGGLRECLGKEFARLEMRIFASMLLKNYQWELLPNQSLELLTIPTPHPRDGLKIKFSSLV encoded by the coding sequence ATGACTATTTCGCCAAAAGCACCCCAATTTCTTCCTCTACCACCTGGAAATTTAGGTTTACCCTTACTGGGAGAAACAATTAGCTTTTTTACCGACCCCAATTTCAATCAAAAACGATTAAACAAATACGGTAAACTGTTTAAAACAAGTCTTTTTGGTCGTCCCACAGTAGTTATGGTTGGCGCAGAAGCCAATACTTTTTTATTTAAAAATGAAAATAAGTATGTAATTGCTACTTGGCCCAAAAGTACCAAAGTATTATTAGGTTCTACGTCTTTAGCTGTAAAAACTGGCGATTTTCATACTTCTCGCCGTAAACTACTTTATCAGGCTTTTCAACCAAGAGCTTTAGCTAGTTATATCCCCACCATGGAAAAGATTACTCAAGAATATCTCGAGAAGTGGGAGAAGCTAAACACCTTTACTTGGTATCCAGAACTAAGAAATTATACTTTTGATATTGCTAGCAGTTTGTTAGTTAGTACCGATGGGGGTTCACAAACACCTTTAGGAGAATATTTTGAAGAATGGTGTGCAGGCTTATTTACTCTTGCTATTCCTCTTCCTTGGACTAAATTTGGTAAAGCATTACATTGCCGTAAAAAATTACTTCAATACATTGAAAATATTGTTGTCAAGCGTCAACAAGCAGAAAATCCTGGAGAAGATGCTTTAGGATTATTAATTCAAGCCAAAGATGAACATGGAAATAGCCTCACTTTAGAAGAATTAAAAGACCAAGTTTTATTATTACTCTTTGCTGGACATGAAACCCTAACTTCTGCCCTTGCATCTTTTTGTTTACTGACTGCCCAACATCCAGAAGTTTTACAAAGGCTTCGTGAGGAACAACAACAATTATCTCTTGCTTCTCCTCTTACTCTCGAAAATCTCAAACAGATGACTTATTTAGAACAAGTTTTAAAAGAGGTAATGCGAATTATTCCTCCTGTTGGTGGTGGTTTTAGAGAAGTAATCGAGTCATTTGAATTTCAAGGTTATCAGATTCCCAAAGGATGGGGTGTACAATATCAAATCGCCCAAACTCATAAAGATCCAGAAGTTTACCCCGATAGCGATCGCTTTGATCCTGACCGGTTTTCCCCTGCCAATGCAGAAGATAAACAAGCTAGTTTTGCTTATATTCCCTTTGGCGGTGGTTTGAGAGAGTGTTTAGGCAAAGAATTTGCTCGTTTGGAAATGCGGATTTTTGCGTCAATGTTACTCAAAAATTATCAATGGGAACTATTACCAAATCAAAGCTTAGAATTACTTACTATTCCTACTCCTCATCCTCGTGATGGGCTGAAAATCAAATTTTCTTCTCTCGTTTAG
- a CDS encoding RNA polymerase, sigma-24 subunit, ECF subfamily encodes MLAINQASIKELATKSITDEQLVQGCQQGDCHSFRLLYRRYQQRVRSTLYQLCGSEMLDDLVQEVFLRAWKGLPQLRESNYFSTWLYRISWNVASDRRKKLAKSQPQLNQTKSKFDSDESNLNLTSSSSQDTPDLMRLHYQDLVQRGLQTLSLEHRAVLILHDLEDLPQQEIAQILNIPKGTVKSRLFYARNALKKFLQQQDICL; translated from the coding sequence GTGTTAGCCATCAACCAAGCTAGTATTAAAGAACTAGCAACAAAGTCCATTACAGATGAGCAATTAGTTCAAGGCTGTCAACAAGGAGACTGCCATTCTTTTCGTTTATTGTATCGCCGTTATCAGCAGCGCGTTCGTTCAACCCTTTATCAGCTATGCGGTTCAGAAATGCTAGACGATTTAGTCCAAGAAGTATTCCTGAGAGCTTGGAAAGGATTACCTCAACTACGAGAGAGTAATTATTTCTCAACTTGGCTGTATCGAATTAGTTGGAATGTTGCAAGCGATCGCCGAAAAAAACTAGCCAAATCTCAACCACAACTTAATCAAACTAAGTCTAAATTTGACTCCGATGAATCAAACTTAAATCTAACTTCTTCTAGTTCTCAGGATACACCAGACTTGATGCGTTTACATTATCAAGATTTAGTTCAAAGAGGTTTACAAACTTTAAGTCTTGAACATAGAGCAGTGTTAATTTTACATGATTTAGAAGACTTACCTCAACAAGAAATTGCCCAAATTTTAAACATACCTAAAGGTACAGTAAAATCAAGGTTATTTTATGCCAGAAATGCACTCAAAAAATTTCTCCAACAACAAGATATCTGCCTTTAG
- the psaK gene encoding photosystem I reaction center subunit X: MVYSTLLAAAYVPSTVAWNPKVAIVMIVCNIIAIAIGKFTIQKPNSGPSLPSPELFGGLGVPALLATTSFGHILGAGVILGLANAGAL; the protein is encoded by the coding sequence TTGGTTTATTCAACTTTATTAGCAGCAGCATACGTACCTTCTACAGTAGCTTGGAATCCCAAAGTAGCTATTGTAATGATTGTTTGTAATATTATTGCGATCGCTATTGGTAAATTTACAATTCAAAAACCTAATTCAGGTCCTAGTTTACCTTCTCCTGAATTATTTGGCGGTCTAGGAGTACCAGCTTTACTCGCTACTACTAGCTTCGGTCATATTTTGGGTGCAGGAGTCATCCTCGGACTAGCTAATGCAGGCGCGCTTTAG